CCACCGTGCTGTCGCTGAATCCGGAAGTGGATTCCGACATCCCGGCCATGATCGGTGCTTCCGCTGCACTGGCCATCTCCGGCCTGCCGTTTGCCGGCCCGATCGGTGCTGCCCGCGTGGGCTACGCCAATGGCGAATACATCCTGAACCCGACCAAGACCGAACTGTCCACTTCCGAAATGGATCTGGTGGTTGCCGGTACCGAACGCGCCGTGCTGATGGTGGAATCGGAAGCCAAGGAACTGGCCGAGTCCGTGATGCTGGGTGCCGTGGTATTTGGTCACGAGCAGATGCAGTCCGCCATCAAGGCCATCAACGAACTGGCCGACGAAGTGAACCCGGTGATGTTTGACTGGGCCGCTCCGGTACAGAACGAAGAGCTGATCGCCCAGGTACGCGGCATTGCCGGTGCCAAGCTGGCTGATGCCTTCCGCCTGCGTCAGAAGCAAGCCCGTACCGTGGCCATCAACGAAGCCTGGAGCGACGTGAAGGCTGCGCTGATCAATGAAGAAACCGACACCCTGAAAGCCAACGAGATCAAGGGCATCTTCAAGGGGCTGGAAGCTGAAATCGTCCGTGGTCAGATTCTGGCTGGCGAACCGCGTATTGATGGTCGCGACACCCGCACCGTGCGTCCGATCAGCATCCGCAGCAATGTGCTGCCGCGCACCCACGGTTCCGCCCTGTTTACCCGTGGCGAAACCCAGGGCCTGGTGGTAACCACTCTCGGCACCAAGCAGGATGAGCAGATCATCGACGCGCTGGCCGGTGAGTACACCGAACGCTTCATGCTGCATTACAACTTCCCGCCGTACTCCACTGGTGAAGCCGGTCGCATGGGCCCGCCGAAGCGTCGTGAAATCGGCCATGGTCGTCTGGCCAAGCGCGCGCTGATCGCCGTACTGCCGCCGGAAACCGAATTCGGTTACTCCATGCGTGTGGTGTCGGAAATCACCGAATCCAACGGTTCCTCCTCCATGGCTTCCGTTTGCGGTGGCTGCCTGTCGCTGCTGTCCGCCGGTGTACCGCTGAAGGCCCACGTGGCTGGTATCGCCATGGGTCTGATCCTGGAAGGCAACCGTTTTGCCGTGCTGACCGACATCCTGGGTGATGAAGATCACCTGGGTGACATGGACTTCAAGGTGGCCGGTACTGCCGAAGGCATCACCGCCCTGCAGATGGACATCAAGATCCAGGGCATCACCAAGGAAATCATGCAGGTTGCCCTGGCGCAAGCCAAGGAAGGCCGTCAGCATATCCTGGGCCTGATGAAGGAAGCCGTGGATGGCCCGCAAGAGCTGTCTGCCCACGCTCCGCGTCTGTACGTGATGAAGATCAATCCGGAAAAAATCCGTGACGTGATCGGCAAGGGCGGCGAAACCATCCGCTCCATCACCAAGGATACCGGCACCGAGATCAATATCGAGGAAGATGGCACCATCACCATCGCCTCCATTTCCGGTGAAGGCGCCGAGGCTGCCAAGAAGCGTATCGAAGAAATCACCGTTGAAGTTGAAGTGGGCAAGATCTACGAAGGTACCGTAGTGAAGATCCTCGACAACAACGTCGGTGCCATCGTTTCCATCCTGCCGGGCAAGGATGGTCTGGTACACATTTCCCAGATCGCTAACGAGCGTATCAAGAATGTGTCCGACTACCTGAAGGAAGGCCAGATCGTTAAGGTCAAGGCCATCGAAATGGACGATCGCGGTCGTATCCGTCTGTCCATCAAGGCTCTGCTGGAAGATGAATCCAAGGTAGCGCGCGAAACCGCCGACGCCTTTGGCCTGAAGACCCAGCAGTAATCACCGGCCTGCCGGTAAGCCAGAAAGCCCGCAGCGATGCGGGCTTTTTTGCGTTCTGCAGCATCGGCGGGCAGGGGCGTGTAGTGTGATCTGACGCACCGCAAGGGCTGGAGTGGATGTCGCGATTGCGGCAGGCTGGTGGCCCGCACGATAGTCTTTTTGCGCTGATTTCTTGCCTATTGTGCCGGCTTGTTGTGCAAGATGTTGAAAGTAAAGATAAATATTGCGGATTGGCGGGTTTGAGATAGGTCAAGTAATTTTATAAGCTGATGTCGCAAACCGGATATGGGATCGTCGGAAGATTCGATTAGAATCATTTCAAGCGTATTAAATCATAACAATGCCGTTTACTGCCCCGGACAGCAGGCAGAAACGGAGGACCAAGCAGGAAGGAAACTAAAAAGATGAGCAATTCGATCACCCGCGCTGATTTCGACCAGGTCATGGTCCCCAATTACGGCCCGGCAGCATTTATTCCGGTCAAGGGTCTGGGTTCGCGTGTCTGGGATCAGGATGGTCGCGAATTCATTGATCTGGCCGGTGGTATCGCGGTGAATTCGCTGGGCCATTGCCACCCGCAACTGGTGGCTGCGCTGACCGAACAGGCTGGCAAGCTGTGGCATGTATCCAATGTGTTTACCAACGAGCCGGTACTGAAGCTGGCCCATGCGCTGACTGCGGCCACCTTTGCCGACCGTGCCTTCTTCTGCAACTCCGGTGCCGAGGCCAATGAAGCCTGCTTCAAGCTGGCACGCAAATACGCTGCCGATCATTTCGGCGCGGACAAGAACGAAATCATCTCCTGCAAGAACTCCTTCCACGGTCGTACCCTGTTCACCGTGAGCGTGGGTGGTCAGCCCAAGTACACCGAGGGCTTTGCTCCGGTACCGGCTGGCATCCACCATTTCGAGTTCAACAATATCGATTCCCTCAAGGCCGCCATCAGCGACCGCACCTGCGCCGTGGTCATCGAGCCGGTACAGGGTGAGGGTGGCGTGCTGCCGGCTGACAAGGCCTTCCTGCAAGCCGCACGCGAACTGTGCGACCAGCACAATGCCTTGCTGATTTTCGATGAAGTACAAACCGGCGTGGGCCGTACCGGCTCGCTGTATGCCTATCAGGAATATGGCGTCACCCCGGACATCTTGTCCAGCGCCAAAGCTCTGGGTGGTGGCTTTCCCATCGGGGCGATGCTGACCACCGACAAGATCGCCAAGAGCTTCTCGGTCGGCACTCACGGAACCACTTATGGTGGCAATCCGCTGGCGTCCGCAGTAGCCCTCAAGGTCATCGAAATCGTCAATACCCCGGAAGTGCTGGCCGGTGTGCGTGCCAAGAGCCAGCGTCTGCGCGATGGCCTGAACGCCATCAATGACAAGTACAAGGTATTCAAGGGAGTGCGCGGCATGGGCCTGCTGCTGGGTTGCGTGCTGAGCGACGACTTTGCCGGCCGTGCCAAGGACTTCATCACCGCTGCTGCCAAGCATCAGCTGCTGCTGCTGGTTGCCGGTGTCAATGTCGTGCGCCTGGCACCTTCGCTGGTGGTGGAAGAGCGTGACATCGACGAAGCCCTGCAGCGTTTCGATGCTGCAGTAGCCGAAATCGTCGCCGCCAAGTAAGCCCCCGTTTTTTCTGCAAGAGACACCACAGCCCGGCCTTGCCGTGGCTGTGGGTACGGCTGCGCCCGCGAAACGGCGCAGCGGCTTACCCCCCAGAGGGAGGTTACCCATGTTTATCGTGCGCCCCGTCCGTACAGCCGACTTGCCCGCCATCGAAAGAATGGCTGTTGCCAGCGGTATCGGAGTGACCAGCCTGCCCAATAATCGGGACAAGCTGTTCGAACGCATCCAGCAGTCTTCATCGTCTTTCGAGTTTGAAGCCACCGCCGAAACCGGCAGCGAATATTATATGTTCGTGCTGGAATCCGCTGGCGAGGTGGTTGGCACCGCCTCCATCAGCGCCTGTGCCGGTTTTGACGAGCCCTTCTACAGCTACCGTAGCGAAACCTTTGTGCATGCCTCGCGCACCCTCAAGGTGAACAACCGCGTGCATGTGCTCAATATCTGCCACGACCTCACCGGCATGGTGCAGCTGTGCGGTTTCTATGCCGATGCCGTACTGGAACCGCTGGCCGCCGAGCTGTTGTCACGGGCGCGTTTGCTGTTCATCGCCTCGGCGCGTGAGCGCTTTGGCCGCCGCATCATTGCCGAAATGCAGGGCATTCATGACGATGCCGGCCAGTCGCCGTTCTGGAACGCCATTGGCCGTCGTTTCTTCAATATGGATTTCCTGCAGGTCGAGCAGGCCTTTGTCGGCCACAGCAAAACCTTTATCGCCGAGCTGATGCCCAGCTATCCCATCTACGTGCCCTTGCTGCCGGATGAGGCGCAGAACGCCATTGGCCAGATTCACGCCAATTTCGAGCGTCCCTGCCGCTTGCTGACCACCGAAGGTTTCGAGGCCGACAACTACATCGACATCTTCGATGGCGGTGCGGTGCTGACTGCCGAGCTGGATAGACTGCAAACGCTGGAGCGCAATCGTTGCCACCCGGTGGAAGTGTCAGCCAGCTTGCCGGCCCAGGCCAACCTGCAATTGGTGTGTAACCTGCAGGTGGGCGACTTTGTTGCCGCCGCCATCCGCGTGGCCATTGTTGACGGCGTGGCCTTCATTAATCCGGATGCCGCGCAGGCGCTGGGTGTAAGCAGTGGCGACACCGTGCGTGTGGTCGGCTTGCAGCAAGGCTGAGGAGAAACAGCATGATGATTATCCGTCCGATCGCACACAGCGATCTGCCCGGCCTGATGAATCTGGCGCGTAGTGCTGGTGTGGGTCTTACCTCGCTGCCGGTAAATGAAGACCGCTTGGCGCGTCGCATCAGCCGCTCGGTATTGTCCTTTGCCGGCGAGCTGGACCGCGCCGATCAGGGCTATGTGTTCGTGCTGGAAGACAGCGAAACCGGCCAGGTTGGCGGCATCTGCGCACTGGAAGCCGCCGTCGGCCTGAAAGAGCCCTGGTACAACTATCGCGTGGGCACCATCGTCCATGCTTCGGACGAGTTGGGCGTGTATTCGCGTCACGAAACCCTGTTCCTGTCCAATGACCATACCGGTTATTCCGAGCTGTGCACCTTGTTCCTGCACCCGGATTTCCGTGCTAACCGCAACGGCGGCCTGCTGTCGAAAAGCCGCTTCCTGTTTCTGGCGCAATTCCCGCAGCTGTTCGGCAAGACCGTGGTGGCGGAGATGCGTGGAGTATCCGATGCCGATGGCCGCTCGCCCTTCTGGGAGGGGCTGGGCCGTCATTTCTTCTCCATCGACTTTGCCGAGGCGGATTACCTCACTGGCGTCGGTCAGAAGGCCTTTGTCGCCGAACTGATGCCCAAGCATCCGGTATACGTGGATTTCCTGCCGGCAGATGCCCAGGCGGTGATCGGCAAGACCCACGACAACACCCGCCCGGCCGTGGCCATGCTGGAATCCGAAGGCTTCCGCTACGAAGGTTATGTCGACATTTTCGATGCCGGTCCTACCGTGCAGGCCTATACCAGCGAGATTCGTGCGGTGAAGGAAAGCCGTACCGTGGCGGTGCGGCTGGCCGACCCGCTGCCGGAAGGCGAGCGTTGCCACTATCTGGTATCCAATGAATCGCTGACCGGTTTCCGGGTGATTCTGGCTGACGCCCCGGCCCCCACCCACGAATTCTGCCTGACGCCGGAACAGGCGCAGGCCCTGAATGTGCAGCAAGGCGAACACGTGCGCTGCGTGGCGCTGTCGCCCAAGGAGAAAGCATGAGCACCCTGTTTATCAATGGTGAATGGCTGGCTGGTACCGGCGCGGCCATGAGCAAGACCAATCCGGCCACTGCCCAAGTCATCTGGCAAGGGCAGGGCGCTGATGCGGCGCAGGTGGATGCCGCGGTGGCGCATGCACGTCAGGCTTTCAAAGCCTGGGCACGTACCGGGCTGGATCAGCGTATTGCCATCGCCCGTCGTTTTGGCGAGCTGCTGACTACCAACAAGGACGCACTGGCCACCATTATTGCCAAGGAAACCGGCAAGCCGATGTGGGAAGCGCTGACCGAAGTCACCACCATGGTCAACAAGGTGGAGATTTCGGTGAAGTCCTATAACGAGCGTACTGGCGAGCGCGCCGCGACCATGGGCGATGCCCAGGCGGTGCTGCGCCACAAGCCGCATGGCGTGGTTGCCGTATTCGGCCCTTACAACTTCCCCGGTCATTTGCCGAATGGCCATATCGTACCGGCGCTGCTGGCGGGTAACTGCGTACTGTTCAAACCGTCGGAACTGACGCCGTGGACCGCACAGGAAACGGTGCGCCTGTGGGCCGAAGCCGGCTTACCGACCGGGGTGATTGCCCTGCTGCAAGGCGCGCGTGAAACCGGCATTGCCCTGGCTGGCCACAAGGGCATCGACGGCCTGTTCTTTACCGGCAGCTCGGCTACGGGTGAACTGCTGCACCGCAATTTCGGTGGTCAGCCGGACAAGATCGTGGCG
The sequence above is drawn from the Aquitalea denitrificans genome and encodes:
- a CDS encoding aspartate aminotransferase family protein, which translates into the protein MSNSITRADFDQVMVPNYGPAAFIPVKGLGSRVWDQDGREFIDLAGGIAVNSLGHCHPQLVAALTEQAGKLWHVSNVFTNEPVLKLAHALTAATFADRAFFCNSGAEANEACFKLARKYAADHFGADKNEIISCKNSFHGRTLFTVSVGGQPKYTEGFAPVPAGIHHFEFNNIDSLKAAISDRTCAVVIEPVQGEGGVLPADKAFLQAARELCDQHNALLIFDEVQTGVGRTGSLYAYQEYGVTPDILSSAKALGGGFPIGAMLTTDKIAKSFSVGTHGTTYGGNPLASAVALKVIEIVNTPEVLAGVRAKSQRLRDGLNAINDKYKVFKGVRGMGLLLGCVLSDDFAGRAKDFITAAAKHQLLLLVAGVNVVRLAPSLVVEERDIDEALQRFDAAVAEIVAAK
- the pnp gene encoding polyribonucleotide nucleotidyltransferase gives rise to the protein MFNKITKSFQYGNQTVTLETGEVARQASGSVIVSVDETVVLVAVVGGKNVKPGQDFFPLTVDYLERTYAAGKIPGGFFKREGKQSEKEVLTSRLIDRPIRPLFPEGFYHDVQIVATVLSLNPEVDSDIPAMIGASAALAISGLPFAGPIGAARVGYANGEYILNPTKTELSTSEMDLVVAGTERAVLMVESEAKELAESVMLGAVVFGHEQMQSAIKAINELADEVNPVMFDWAAPVQNEELIAQVRGIAGAKLADAFRLRQKQARTVAINEAWSDVKAALINEETDTLKANEIKGIFKGLEAEIVRGQILAGEPRIDGRDTRTVRPISIRSNVLPRTHGSALFTRGETQGLVVTTLGTKQDEQIIDALAGEYTERFMLHYNFPPYSTGEAGRMGPPKRREIGHGRLAKRALIAVLPPETEFGYSMRVVSEITESNGSSSMASVCGGCLSLLSAGVPLKAHVAGIAMGLILEGNRFAVLTDILGDEDHLGDMDFKVAGTAEGITALQMDIKIQGITKEIMQVALAQAKEGRQHILGLMKEAVDGPQELSAHAPRLYVMKINPEKIRDVIGKGGETIRSITKDTGTEINIEEDGTITIASISGEGAEAAKKRIEEITVEVEVGKIYEGTVVKILDNNVGAIVSILPGKDGLVHISQIANERIKNVSDYLKEGQIVKVKAIEMDDRGRIRLSIKALLEDESKVARETADAFGLKTQQ
- the astA gene encoding arginine N-succinyltransferase, producing the protein MMIIRPIAHSDLPGLMNLARSAGVGLTSLPVNEDRLARRISRSVLSFAGELDRADQGYVFVLEDSETGQVGGICALEAAVGLKEPWYNYRVGTIVHASDELGVYSRHETLFLSNDHTGYSELCTLFLHPDFRANRNGGLLSKSRFLFLAQFPQLFGKTVVAEMRGVSDADGRSPFWEGLGRHFFSIDFAEADYLTGVGQKAFVAELMPKHPVYVDFLPADAQAVIGKTHDNTRPAVAMLESEGFRYEGYVDIFDAGPTVQAYTSEIRAVKESRTVAVRLADPLPEGERCHYLVSNESLTGFRVILADAPAPTHEFCLTPEQAQALNVQQGEHVRCVALSPKEKA
- the aruF gene encoding arginine/ornithine succinyltransferase subunit alpha, encoding MFIVRPVRTADLPAIERMAVASGIGVTSLPNNRDKLFERIQQSSSSFEFEATAETGSEYYMFVLESAGEVVGTASISACAGFDEPFYSYRSETFVHASRTLKVNNRVHVLNICHDLTGMVQLCGFYADAVLEPLAAELLSRARLLFIASARERFGRRIIAEMQGIHDDAGQSPFWNAIGRRFFNMDFLQVEQAFVGHSKTFIAELMPSYPIYVPLLPDEAQNAIGQIHANFERPCRLLTTEGFEADNYIDIFDGGAVLTAELDRLQTLERNRCHPVEVSASLPAQANLQLVCNLQVGDFVAAAIRVAIVDGVAFINPDAAQALGVSSGDTVRVVGLQQG